The sequence below is a genomic window from Branchiostoma floridae strain S238N-H82 unplaced genomic scaffold, Bfl_VNyyK Sc7u5tJ_1353, whole genome shotgun sequence.
GACATAACTTATGTTCTGTTTATTGAGTCCATCAAGCCATATCTTTCTAAAATTctgcttttttttaatattctatAACGTTCGGTCTaacgtacatatatatatgtctaTACGTTCGTTGGGGATATTCGAACTGACCACCActattgacgccttgaagcgtaaccaagacaacatgtccaccgctattgatgccttgaagcgcgacctggacaaGTTGCAGCGTCTTCACGACAAGCTGCCAGGtaggttgtgtttttttttagctgtcaaatgtaatttttgtgATGGTAACGTCAGTAGTATAATAGCAGGAAAGTTTTTCACGTCTTATACAGTTTGTTTTTCTTAATTGAGGATTTCAGCAGCCCAGTCATCAACCATGGTTTATTGTTATCGAAATTGCGCTTTGGTTTACATGATGTTAGAGGAAAACATTTCGTAAAGTGAGTGTAAAAGATTGTACTGACATGACTGAAAGCAGTATTAGCATTGGTACTCTGGTATACGTCGCCCCAAGGTTCATCGTTTAAGAgtgctttaaatttgttttttgtTAACGCTTTTGAATTCACGATGACTACATTCGTGGCTTTTATTTTGACTCTTACAAGATAGGAAAAAGGTCAGATATATCAGTCACTAAGAGGCCTGATACATAAGTGTCGATCAACGAATCGGAGGTACTGAAATTTGGCTTGGACAGCTCGATCCACTTGAAGGCCGGTTGTGGTTCGAAACGCTACGGGCCAATAAGGTCTGTCTGTGAGGACAGTGTTCCTTGATATTagaattaaaaacaaatatttacttTTTCCATTGTATCTTTTCCTAGAGGAAGACAGTGCTGAGTACCATTCATCAGGAGTGAGAACAAGTGGAGTGTACCAAATCGACCCCCTCCCCGCTGATGTGGACGCGTACTGTGACATGGATACCGCAGGTATGGCTTAGCAAAACATGGTGGATTGTCTTTTGATGGCAATGTATTATTGTTATAATTTTATTTCTTCGTGGATATGTCATCCTCTGTAAAATTCTTAAGTTCCCGAGAATCGTTAACAGATAATGTAAGTACCTTTTCGGAAATTCGTAATATATCCATGATCCAGTTGAGATtctatatcttattacctccatgaaatgtcatggaatggaggttatattttctgttatgtgtctctgtctgtgtagatgattactcaagaacggctggatggattggtttcatacttgttatgttggtggggtgtgatgaaagctcgaatcgatgagattttgggagccgtatctgtcgttataatcgatgtaataatatcagaaatcacccctatatttgagatatattggtacaggcatcgtgctttatgtgtttgttaatgggcttagctccaagcagatggtgaggtggcagctgtttggggaaccccgagttttttttaatatgataattagttttatttatgtctgcttaggatatcatggagatgtgaagcgtaagtataattgtaagaagttgaggtacatttaacgataatgcttaacactaataacaggtatggatgtctcacatactgtactgctgatttgagtgacatggtgattaaaattccattaggtcctctcatctgggttgggtgtcagaagttttatgggcgatacagatgttctgattttgttacgataagggacagttgttagttgtctctttcgtagccaatggtacttgtttttaagcagacggggttggcgtcaagtattcatcttacagttggtgtagggctgtcagaggaaagtgtgcatctcgtttttgtaccgtgtgaacagctgatgttatgacatattggtggaaaatcaaatcaccatctgacttaagttggccacatcccttcttctttctgagtttcccaacttcctcccaccacacagctctgagccacatagtcgaacctcaataatgctgacaaccttagacagtttaaatgccaaacatcaagcttaaggaacaccacgctaccatatgccgtcgacctcttaaacgcacattacacaattaagtgtcacattttgataattactaatcagatggacatcctctgtgtcattaaataaatacaccactactttcccataacatttatattatataaccattactctcaaatacaaccgaccataaagaaacataccatccacaaaaaagcaataaatatttcttgGAGGTacgaggtccccgaactctagtttttgttttcattttatatCATCTAATAAGTACATTTTGTTCGTTTCGAGAGTCTAGTTGAATATCGGTTCCTATAATTCAACCAACACTTATTTTACTCACATTTTACttcaccacccccccccccccctacaggAGACAACTGGACTgtgatccagcggcggcaggacgggtcggttccCTTCAACCGGAACTGGGAGGATTACAAACTGGGCTTTGGGAACAAGAACGGGGAGTACTGGCTGGGGAACGAGAACATCCacctcctgaccaatcagaagaactATAGCCTGAGGATTGACCTTTGCGACTGGCAAGGGGAGTCACGCTACGCAGAGTACAGCACCTTCAGGTGAgcaaaacaccttcaggtgagtaaaacaccttcaggtgagtaaaacaccttcaggtgagcaaaacaccttcaggtgagcaaaacaccttcaggtgagtaaaacaccttcaggtgagcaaaacaccttcaggtgagcaaaacaccttcaggtgagtaaaacaccttcaggtgagcaaaacaccttcaggtgagcaAAACACCTTCATGTGAgcaaaacaccttcaggtgagcaaaacaccttcaggtgagcaaaacaccttcaggtgagtaaaacaccttcaggtgagtaaaacaccttcaggtgagtaaaacaacttcaggtgagtaaaacactttcaggtgagtaaaacacttTCACATGTGCAAAACAGAGTAGTAAATcgccttcaggtgagtaaatcaccttcaggtgagtaaacaccttcaggtgagaaaATACCATTAGGGGAGTAAAGCATATTCAGTTGAGAGATTTACACATCTTCAGGTGATTAAcacacttacatgtaagttacatgCCGCCACGTGAGTAATCATCTTCAGGTGAGTTAAATATCTTCAGttgtacacatttatatatgcgtgtgcgtgtgtgcgtgtgtatatgTGGACCTGGTTATCACCAAAACTTCAGTGTTTGCGTGCGTGTTTGCGTTTGTGATTTTGTGTGTATGGATGCAGGTATGTATGTGCTAAGTGGGTGGGTATGCGTTTGTGAGAGTGTGAGTTTGTGAGTTCGTGTGTGCATATTTAGTGCGTAATGTTGAGTATTTTGTTTGCTGACTTCTTATTGCTGTCAGAAACAGAGGTTGGTGCGATTCCTTGANNNNNNNNNNNNNNNNNNNNNNNNNNNNNNNNNNNNNNNNNNNNNNNNNNNNNNNNNNNNNNNNNNNNNNNNNNNNNNNNNNNNNNNNNNNNNNNNNNNNNNNNNNNNNNNNNNNNNNNNNNNNNNNNNNNNNNNNNNNNNNNNNNNNNNNNNNNNNNNNNNNNNNNNNNNNNNNNNNNNNNNNNNNNNNNNNNNNNNNNNNNNNNNNNNNNNNNNNNNNNNNNNNNNNNNNNNNNNNNNNNNNNNNNNNNNNNNNNNNNNNNNNNNNNNNNNNNNNNNNNNNNNNNNNNNNNNNNNNNNNNNNNNNNNNNNNNNNNNNNNNNNNNNNNNNNNNNNNNNNNNNNNNNNNNNNNNNNNNNNNNNNNNNNNNNNNNNNNNNNNNNNNNNNNNNNNNNNNNNNNNNNNNNNNNNNNNNNNNNNNNNNNNNNNNNNNNNNNNNNNNNNNNNNNNNNNNNNNNNNNNNNNNNNNNNNNNNNNNNNNNNNNNNNNNNNNNNNNNNNNNNNNNNNNNNNNNNNNNNNNNNNNNNNNNNNNNNNNNNNNNNNNNNNNNNNNNNNNNNNNNNNNNNNNNNNNNNNNNNNNNNNNNNNNNNNNNNNNNNNNNNNNNNNNNNNNNNNNNNNNNNNNNNNNNNNNNNNNNNNNNNNNNNNNNNNNNNNNNNNNNNNNNNNNNNNNNNNNNNNNNNNNNNNNNNNNNNNNNNNNNNNNNNNNNNNNNNNNNNNNNNNNNNNNNNNAAAGGGCACCTCCAGAAAAAGGAAGACGGCAGGCAGCCTGTCCGTTTATATCCAATTCCACTAGACTTTCATCAGTGATgtctatgtgtatatgtgtactTATACGCATCTATCCATTCACTGATTCTGTGTACTTGTGCATATGTGGACGTCATTATTATCCACAGAATCAAATTGGTTTACTATAGCTTCATGTCACCTCCCCATCCAGGGTGTCCGGTGAGTCGGACGGGTACCGGCTGCACATTTCCGGGTATTCAGGCAACGCGGGAGACGCCATGGCTCACCACGACGGGATGATgttctccactgtggacagggacaatgatgcCAGCAGCAGCCAACATTGTTCTCAGAACTACGGACAGGCCGGCTGGTGGTTTGGGTGCTACAGCCACGCCAACCTTAACGGCCGCTACCTGGGTGACTGTGGAGACTTCTGTACAGCCTGGAAAGGTGTGGTGTGGAACAGATGGAGAGGCCATATCTACTCCCTGAAGTCTGTGTCTATGAAGATCAGGTAAACCACATCGGCGGCAGTTGCTCCCAGGACCGCGGACAGGGCGGCTGGTGGTTTGGGGGTTGCGGCCACTCCTTCCTGAACGCCGTTACCTGGGCAACTGCGGGAACTCCTGTACATATAAGCTACATAGCAACCTTGAAAGACATAAATAACTTGAATTTACGGAGATACATGGTTTTATACTCCTGAGTGGCAAGTTTTTTTCTGAGCCGTGTTGACGCGCGGAGTCgtggaacggactactttctctcgcggaaggaaaagaaaactgcatagAACTCTCGGCATAGCGTGGTGGCTGTAACCTGGGCAACTGCGGGAACTCCTGTACATACAAGCAAGGTGTGGTGTGGCGCGACTGGAGAGGCTCTTATTACTCCTTGAAGTCTGTGTCTATGAAGATCAGGCCATAAACAACTTTCCCTTTGTACTAAACCGTTTAAAATGTATTGGTAATTCAAAGAATTTGGACTTTGTAAATcactaaaaaaagaaaatagaccTAGTGGTACTACATATTCAAGTTTCGTAAAATACCAAGAACACTAAATTATATGATTTCTTTCTCAAAATTTATTATGGGTGTAAATAGCACATAAAATCAAACCATTCTAGCATTCAATCCTGAGTACATGAGGCATGTGTTCATTGAAATATCTGCATTTTCTATTTCATTATGTTGTAATGCTTGGAGTTGTTTCTGAAGGCCAAATGTAGATTACAGAGAAATACATTTATATCCTTATTTCTCAATTTGGGTAACAACATTTATCACTGGTGATTTAGAACATTGTAAATATATTGGAGTAAATAAGATGTTTTTCTGCTAGAGCAAATATAACCTACATACAGCTTTTGAGAgttttaaaactacatgtatgattcatatcattctatatgatgtgtctttttattgttttgttgctTGGTGGGATTTCAGAAGTTTGCAGGATCTTTTAACGCTGTTTTTATCACGTGCTGATCAGTAAATAATGTCTAGGTGAAAAACCCGATCGCGACTACATGATGGTAAAAACGGCTGTAAGAAAAGCTGTGAGAAAGGCTTTAATAAAATCTGTAAAAGAATATTGTGTACTgttgtcctttttttacttaaagATATGCTTTAGATTTGCTTGTAGTCAACATGAAGCTTAGTGTATTCATGAAACCAGACTTTATGGTCAGTTATATATTTGTGTGGTCTGTttattgaatacaggaatgaaaagCTGAAAATAGCCAAACCTGTCAAAGAAAAGCTGATTATGTCCACATATATCCCCAAACTGTAGCATGTAGATATAACTAGGTTTGATGTGTGTAacaaccacccccccccccccgccaaatCTCCCTACCCACAGTCACCCCCTCCCCTCATCCTTGTACGTAGAGAGATTGAGGGCTAAGAGGGGTTAGAGAGAAGTGTGTGTATATCGGTGTGGTCTGTTATTTCGACAAATGAATCAACAGCTGAGAAAAAGTTCTAACGTGTCATGGAAGAGCTGATTTTGTCCACAGATATCCCTTTGAAACTGTAGCATGTAGATATGACCGTGTGTTTGGTGCTCACGCACGTGGaggaaaaacaaagttttcgATGAAAATCggatgtctccaagcagatgttagggtgaaAGATCGTACAGTTTACTAAGTGACGTCAGGGTTTCTCTCGGTTTGGTTTtaattaggatctccattagcatgaaagctcatctgtgttgatagaatacatattgaagtttttcaactgtcatacaacacaaattacagttactctgatcacgtgacttagagacacgtgattcgagtaacgaatcataaatgcctggccGACGATAtcgtcccccgtctctgttgagtgtcggctgatgtgctctaatgtagatggcctcctttaccccctaagtcacgtgatcagagtaactggatcatcactcctgaagaaggtcgacggaagtgcgactgaaaattcgaggtgagaataatttgtgttgtatgacagttgaaaaacttcaataggATCTCCATTAGTCACTGATACggcactattcttcctggagtcttcTCTTGCAGTCCCTTACCCCATTTCAGTGGGTGAACCATAGAGTAAAAGGCTCACGTTCTAAAAAAAGCGAATGATGTTCACATACATCCTGAAATTACTCATTATGAACAAAGCTTGATGTTTACATGaatataggtggcgcttcgacggATGTGACATGAGCTCTACCCCCGCACTTAAACATCGACTCATTCTCTGCCAACGCGTGTTTTTAAAACTCTTACAGGTTATAATAAATGTGTGTGAAGACGCATAGACCTGTTTAACGGAATGTTCATTGGCTTTAAGTGTAATGTATTGAATGTTTTCGCATTTTAAAAGTCGGGAGCATATACCCCATgagagcctaatctgcagtaccgctcccggccgtaTCATGAAAAGTGACGAAGGAGACCGTCAAATTGCGAAATTTCCGTCTTTTCGTGAATGGGGAAACGGCGAAAGACTCGCAAAGGGGTTTGCCTTTTGGGGGTTTATTTGACCTTTCTAGGGTTATTTGACCTTGAACTTAAAACTTCGACGTTGTAAAAGCCAGAATCATAATATCTTATACATTTGCAATTTATTTCATGGGTATTTCCTTTGTACTTTACCAAAAGTAGTGGTCGAGTCGACATTCCTGCGAATATTGATTACTGAAAGGCAGTCACGTACAAATGTCAATCGCAGTTTATCAAATAATAAGAAGTCAAACTGAGACTGTTAGTAtctgtttttttatcaatagaGAAACTTTCCAATCGCAAACTAGAAGGTATCTAATTGAGGTTATTTAACTGTGTCGTGGTGAATGCTAGGTtggtcattatcataatttatctttaTGGTATGCTATCAACGTTACCGAATACGTGTAACTGCTTTGTCGGGCAACTGTAAttcaaatattgtattttttacatCATGATCAGACTAATGACGTAGCTTTTGGTGCTAGCATATTGATATGTCATTTATCTTTACTAAACAAGGCCCGAAAGCGAACCACGAACAAAATTGTTGACAGGATTTTTCCTCTCAACAGTGGAATGATTGACACTGTTGACAGGACCATAAATATTCCATGTTCTATCTTTCTATAGGATCTTTCATAAATTATTGATTTTGATGTCCTGTATGTAGATATGTTACGGAGTATAACAAgaatttgaaatacattttgtatctgtttccACTCAACATGTATATGGTTATATGTCCATTCCATAGGCTCTACTATgaacacatgtaacgttaatactaAGAAAAGTAGTTAAGTGCATTGTCCAAAGTATTTCCAGCAGCGTGACATGAACATAAATCAATAGCAGCCTTTTTAGCTGGGAGAGAATGAGGTCTTTAGCGTGAGAagttaacactagttcacctatatccaaggggtaacctatatccgttgtgtaaaaaaaacggGATATCTACGGGTTTATGAAGCCGACAAACAGTGGTTttcaactgtaacattttcaaattattgcagtTGAAACTAACGTCCGTCGACTCAATACCccttaataccctgtttttgaaaacaacgaatataggttaccccgcggataaaggtaaaccaaCGTTCTAGGTAACCCTTTAATCAGCCAGGCTACTTGTATGACTGTCTGTCTTCTATAGCAGCAGGCTGGGAGGTGGATTGTGATGTAAATTAGACCAAAAAGTCAGCTGGTGTGTAGTAATTTGTAAAGAATGGGCAGATTTGGAACTGTTGTCgacatgtatgtgtggtgtaGGGGAGATTTATACAGACTTTGTATCAGGGTTGTGGTCAGTTTTACTTCATTTACTTCAGTGTAGGAATTATTTTTGACTTGTCAGTGTGTGTTTTAGACTATATGACTTCCACATGGCTTATCTATCAATTTGTCAACATATGAACCGAGTTATGAAGATTGCACGGCCTGACCTGAAATACGGCCTCATACTGTGAACATGATAAACACATTGCTTGGAACAACTACCTGTATTGAAGTAGATAAACAATGATATCATGTTCATACTGACTccacacttacatgtacctgtggcAGGTAGTCACACCTGTGAACTTTAATCTCAGGTGAGGGATTTAGCCATTTGTCGAATATTTTGGCAATCCTGAATTGGATGGTTTCGTGTTCAAATCCCGACCTATTCCAGGCAGAATTACAGTAGAGTTGTTACAACAAATAACAATTACGTATTTGTCAGTTGGATAGAGACATAGTTTGCTATCTTGTAGAAATGTTACCGTAACTGTGTAACACAGTAGAAAAGTTTGCAttgttgacaggatcgtcctgtcaccagtgcaaagttttctactgttgacaggacgatccagGCTTCTGTGAAAGCACCAGCACCAAAATCGATTTATGATGTAGCTATCAGCAATGATTGGTCTGACATGGTAGTGACTTATTCATATTTTTCCTGCAACATCAGCATTTCAGCAACTGAACTTCTTTAATCAGCTATTTCTATGGCACCAGTACGTCATACTGTACAACATtcagaagtacaatgtatttcctgATAAAGCAACAACTTGTCACATCAGCTGAATAGATTATGATAATAACCTCCCTAGCATTCAGCGCTGTGCCCTCAAGTAACCTCAACAGTGTTGAGTGTcactttgaaagaaaattggATCTATTCATCGCTGAACAAACACAAATATAGTTGTCTTTTTGACGTCTTCTAATTTCATAACTTACATTCAAACTTGGATATGATTGTCTTTCAGAGAGCGACAATTTGCGGACTCGGTcgcttcattcggtggttattgTTTTTATAGGAATagaccatgaattatggcaccgtatgcacatcggggcgggtcattaaccctatattaTATGGTTGTTAGCGTTGCTTCGGGACACTGTAACTATAGATAAACTAGTTTGCAAAGAGAAGCACTTGTTACAGTACCTTGGCTAGTCGTACAGTGTCGCTTTTGAACCGTGCTGAGTCTGCTGACAGCAAGTGCTGACACAATATTGCT
It includes:
- the LOC118407467 gene encoding microfibril-associated glycoprotein 4-like, encoding MELLASNPVYGLNPNRTDPDTDVRPVSMEPYAVKYQEEDAADDKDHRPNSMEPYAVRYLDKDDDDHKEEDSAEYHSSGVRTSGVYQIDPLPADVDAYCDMDTAGDNWTVIQRRQDGSVPFNRNWEDYKLGFGNKNGEYWLGNENIHLLTNQKNYSLRIDLCDWQGESRYAEYSTFRVSGESDGYRLHISGYSGNAGDAMAHHDGMMFSTVDRDNDASSSQHCSQNYGQAGWWFGCYSHANLNGRYLGDCGDFCTAWKGVVWNRWRGHIYSLKSVSMKIR